CGGCTTTGATTTTCCAACCTGCCCGCAGGGGCAGCAAAAGCCGGGCCGCCAGATATATGAAGACGACCCCGCCCATCAAATGTATGAACATGCTTGATTTCCTGTATGGTCAATAAAACTGCTTTTGTAGAAGCAGGAGCTTTAGGCAGATCAGCCACCTGGCGTGGCCAAAACACCGCGCACGACTTTTGCCTGCCCGGTTTTACACAACTTTACCCCGGCTGTGGAATCACTTTCACCAGAAATGTATTTCTTTTTCACACCGGCAGGGTTTGTGCCGGCTTGCCGGTGGCAACGCAGCATGACGCTGATTTTCCCATCAGACAACAGACGACAGAGTATCCGAACGCGCCGGGCAGATGGATATACTATTACGCGATGTCAGAAAGTATTCATGATTTTTCTTATGTCCATTACGCCACATTTTTTCGCCAAAGGCACATCACTGCGCCTGACGCTCCCCCCCCTGGCAACCCTCCAGAAGCGGATACGCCAAGGACCAACTGCCTGTTAATATAATGACTACACCATCATATATGATTACCCGTGCAAAAAATCAGGTGGGCGGCTGTTGAAAAACAACGGGCACTTCCGTCGCCGGCCTCTGCGCGTACGCCAAAAGCATGGTTGGCACGACGGTCTGGTACGGGTATGATGCCCTGAAATGTCTGCTCTGTTTGCAGGGGCGCTGCATTCCCTGCTCGCGCAGCAGCCAGAGCGGTTTCGCATGAAATCTCTTCTGGTGCCGCCCCAGGCGGCATGACGGCAATCGCAACACCTTTCAGGAGAACCGTTATGGGCACAGCGCCTTTTGACCATCTCAGCCAAGAAATGACAGGCTTCATGCGCTCCAGCGTTCTTGGGGCCCTGGCCGAACTTGATCTTGGCACAGTCATCCTCAGCAACGGCAACAGCCTTGGCGCTGCCGAGCTTGCCCGGCTGTGCGCGTGCGATGAACGGGGCGTCGAGGCCCTGCTGGACGCGCTTGCAGCCCTGGGCTATTTCGCCAAAGCAGGAACAGGGGCCGCAGCCCGGTATTCCGTGGCAGAAGAATACAAAAGCTTTCTGGATAGCCGCCACCCATCAACATTTATTCCAATGATGCGGCACATGGCCGGTCTGCAGCGCTCGTGGGCGCGCCTTGCGTGGGCCGTGCGCGACGGTAAACCGCAGGATAAAATCCCCAGTATTCTCGGCGTGGAACAGGACAGGGTATCGTTCATCATGGCCATGAATTCCATCGCCGTCAGGCTGGTGGACAAGGCCGTAGCATCGCTGTTCAGTGCCGGGGTTCTGTCCTTTACAAGCAAGGGCCTGCGGATTCTGGACATCGGCGGCGCATCGGGCACCTATACTGAAGCCTTTCTCAAAAACTTGCCGGAAAGCACCGCCACCATCATCGACCTGCCTGTGGCCATTGCGCAGGCCAAAAACCGTTTTACGGGCACAAGCCTTGAGTCGCGCGTCAGTCTGATCGAATGCGACTTTTCAAAGGACGCCCTGCCCTCAGGTTTCGATTTTGCCTGGATAAGCGCCATAATCCACCAGATGAACCGCGAAAAAAGCCGCATGCTCTACGCCAAGGCCCTGGACGCGCTGAAACCTGGCGGCATTGTGGGCGTTCGGGACTACGTCATGCGCCAGGACCGCACCTCCCCGATTGACGGCGCCCTTTTTGGCATAAACATGCTTGTGAATACCCGGGACGGCATGGTCTACACCTATGAAGAAATCAGGGAAGACCTCGAACTGGCAGGCTTCACCCAGGTTGTCCACGCCGTTGACGTGCCCAGCATGTCCGCCGTGGTCACCGCGAAAAAACCTGGTTAGTGTTAATTACGTTGAGCAGCTTTGTGGGGGAGGGACCCTTTTGCAAAAGGGTCCCTCCCCCACGCCCCCACCCCCTAAAACTTTTGCTGGCTGTTGGCATCGTGCCAGAGCATTTCGGTTTTGAAATTGCTCTGGCGGATGCGGGAGCAGACGCCCGCCGCAAAGGCGCATCTGCACAGTCTGTCTGCGCGGCTTGCCCCATGCGCGGCAACACCGGATGTGCTGTGCAATAAAACCTTTAGACACATTGAGTTACCAATGCCAAGGCCCGGATAAATATGTTCCGGGCCTGTTTTATTGCCGTTCTTTGCGCCTCCTCGCCCGAAAGCAGAGCATGAAGCGCAGGCGGATAAAAATGATTTTTTTCTCAAATTATCATCCAGATGATGGAATCAAAACTTCACCCCGCCTAGCATTCGCAATCAAACGTATTTTGCGCACGTACAAGAAAGGGTGAGCTATGAATCAGGATTTTTGTGCATCACGACTGCCAGTATTTGCCTACCTTTGTGAAAATGTTCGTAAATCTGGAAACACCCCCTGTAGGGCCTTTACAGGCTTTGCCATAGCGTGGTTGGCATTCGTTCTTTTCTGGGGAGTGCTTGAACCGTTTCCTGGCCTCACGCCTGACGGGATGGCCGTTCTCGGCATTGTCGTCTGGGCCAGCATCATGTGGGTCAGCGAGGCCATGCCCGCAGGCATAACCGGCATTTCCATTCCCACCATGCTGCTGATTACCAGGGCACTGCCCTGGACCAACGGCAAACCGCCCATGGCCGTCATTTTTGCCGGCTTTACAAACCACGTCATCTGGCTGTGCCTGTTCGCCTTTATGGTCGCCGCCGTCATGCAGCTTATAGGGCTGGACCGACGCATTGCGCTGGGCATTCTGGCGCGCTTCAAGGCGTCATCCGTTGGCCGGGTCATCTGGGGCATGTTTTTCGTCAACATCATTCTTGGCTTTCTTGTTCCTGCGGCCAATGCTCGTGCCGCCACCCTGTTGCCCGTGGTGCAGGGTATATGCAACCTGCTGGGCGATACCCCTGAAGACCGGGCTGCCAAAAAGGCCATTGTGATCCAGTCGCTGGTCTACGGATCGATGATCTGCGGTATGTTCATAATGACGGCCCACCTGCCGAACATGATTCTGGTGGGCATTTTTGAAAAAAATGGCTACCAGGACCTGAACTTTCTGAACTGGATGCTGCTTCAGTTTCCCTACCTTGGCATGTTCGCGCTCACCAGTTTCTGGATCAAGTACCATTTCAAGACCGCAAAGGTGTCCATTGCGGGCGGCGCAGCCACGCTCGAAAAAAGCTATCGTGACCTCGGCCCCATGACCGCTCCCGAAAAGGTGCTTCTTGGCATCTTTCTTCTGGTGGGCTTCATGTTTGTTACGGGCAAGGGCAGCTTTATCTGCGAACTGCACAGGCAGCCGCTGGGCGTTATAGGCCTGTTGGGCATGCTGCTGCTCTTTGCTCCCGGCATCATGCCCTGTTCGTGGCGTGCCGTGCAGCAAAAAACCATCTGGGGCACATTTCTTCTGCTGGGCGGCGCAATGACCATGACCACAGCCATGACTCAGGCGGGTGTGGCACAATGGCTGGCCGATCATATCCATGCCATGGTTGTTGGCCTGAACTGGTGGCAGACCCTGCTGGTGATGATGGCCGGAACACACGTCATTCGGTTAGGCATGTTGTCCAACGTGGCGGCAGTGGCCATGCTGGCCCCGGTGGTTTTTGCCATGGCGCCCAAACTGGGGCTGCACCCCGTGGCCTTCACCATGTTGGTTTGCGATACCGACACCTTCGCATACCTGTTGCCCACCCAGATCACCGCAGCCGTCATTGCTCACAGCACCGAAACATTCTCTACCGCTGACTACGCCAAGGCCGGTTGGGTCGCCGTGCTCATCGCCATTGCTTACGGCGTTTGCGTCATGGCCCCCTGGTATGCGCTTCTGGGGCTTCCGGTGTGGAATCCCTCCGCGCCCTGGCCCTTCTAGAAAAACCAACACAGACAGTTGCAT
This DNA window, taken from Desulfovibrio sp. 86, encodes the following:
- a CDS encoding methyltransferase — translated: MGTAPFDHLSQEMTGFMRSSVLGALAELDLGTVILSNGNSLGAAELARLCACDERGVEALLDALAALGYFAKAGTGAAARYSVAEEYKSFLDSRHPSTFIPMMRHMAGLQRSWARLAWAVRDGKPQDKIPSILGVEQDRVSFIMAMNSIAVRLVDKAVASLFSAGVLSFTSKGLRILDIGGASGTYTEAFLKNLPESTATIIDLPVAIAQAKNRFTGTSLESRVSLIECDFSKDALPSGFDFAWISAIIHQMNREKSRMLYAKALDALKPGGIVGVRDYVMRQDRTSPIDGALFGINMLVNTRDGMVYTYEEIREDLELAGFTQVVHAVDVPSMSAVVTAKKPG
- a CDS encoding SLC13 family permease, with the translated sequence MLEPFPGLTPDGMAVLGIVVWASIMWVSEAMPAGITGISIPTMLLITRALPWTNGKPPMAVIFAGFTNHVIWLCLFAFMVAAVMQLIGLDRRIALGILARFKASSVGRVIWGMFFVNIILGFLVPAANARAATLLPVVQGICNLLGDTPEDRAAKKAIVIQSLVYGSMICGMFIMTAHLPNMILVGIFEKNGYQDLNFLNWMLLQFPYLGMFALTSFWIKYHFKTAKVSIAGGAATLEKSYRDLGPMTAPEKVLLGIFLLVGFMFVTGKGSFICELHRQPLGVIGLLGMLLLFAPGIMPCSWRAVQQKTIWGTFLLLGGAMTMTTAMTQAGVAQWLADHIHAMVVGLNWWQTLLVMMAGTHVIRLGMLSNVAAVAMLAPVVFAMAPKLGLHPVAFTMLVCDTDTFAYLLPTQITAAVIAHSTETFSTADYAKAGWVAVLIAIAYGVCVMAPWYALLGLPVWNPSAPWPF